One Archocentrus centrarchus isolate MPI-CPG fArcCen1 chromosome 14, fArcCen1, whole genome shotgun sequence DNA window includes the following coding sequences:
- the cnot8 gene encoding CCR4-NOT transcription complex subunit 8 gives MPAALTDSSQIICEVWASNVEDEMRKIRQIIQSYNYIAMDTEFPGVVVRPIGEFRSTVDYQYQLLRCNVDLLKIIQLGLTFMNEDGDYPPGTTTWQFNFKFNLTEDMYSQDSIDLLQNSGLQFKKHEEEGIDTLYFAELLMTSGLVLCENVKWLSFHSGYDFGYLVKLLTDARLPEEEHDFFQILNLFFPAIYDVKYLMKSCKNLKGGLQEVADQLELKRIGRQHQAGSDSLLTGMAFFRMKELFFEDNIDDAKYCGRLYGLGSGSSQPQNTISSAGQEETNNKH, from the exons ATGCCAGCCGCACTTACAGATTCCAGTCAGATAATCTGTGAAGTCTGGGCGAGCAATGTAGAGGACGAAATGAGGAAGATCCGACAGATTATCCAAAGCTACAATTACATTGCGATG GACACAGAATTCCCTGGAGTGGTAGTCCGACCGATTGGCgagtttcggagcacagtggaTTACCAGTATCAGCTGCTGAGGTGCAATGTTGACCTCCTGAAGATCATCCAGCTCGGGCTCACGTTCATGAATGAGGACGGGGATTATCCTCCTGGCACAACAACGTGGCAGTTTAACTTCAAGTTTAACCTCAC AGAAGACATGTACTCACAGGACTCCATAGACCTCCTTCAGAACTCTGGTCTCCAGTTTAAAAAGCATGAAGAAGAGGGGATCGACACGCTCTACTTTGCTGAGCTGCTCATGACGTCGGGTCTGGTGCTGTGCGAAAACGTTAAGTGGCTTTCCTTCCACAG TGGGTATGACTTTGGCTACCTGGTGAAGCTTCTGACAGATGCACGGCTTCCCGAGGAGGAACATGACTTCTTTCAGATCCTCAACTTGTTTTTCCCAGCAATCTATGATGTCAAGTACTTGATGAAAAGCTGCAAGAACCTGAAG GGAGGGCTACAGGAAGTGGCAGACCAATTGGAGCTGAAGAGAATTGGACGGCAACATCAGGCTGGATCAGACTCGCTGCTCACAGGCATGGCTTTCTTTAGGATGAAGGAG ctgttCTTCGAAGACAACATCGACGATGCAAAGTATTGTGGGAGATTGTACGGCCTGGGCTCGGGCTCCAGCCAACCCCAGAACACCATCTCTAGCGCAGGCCAGGAGGAAACCAACAACAAGCACTGA